A portion of the Meriones unguiculatus strain TT.TT164.6M chromosome 11, Bangor_MerUng_6.1, whole genome shotgun sequence genome contains these proteins:
- the Mat2b gene encoding methionine adenosyltransferase 2 subunit beta isoform X2 encodes MPEMPEDMEQEEVNTPSRRVLVTGATGLLGRAVYKEFQQSNWHTVGCGFRRARPKFEQVNLLDSEAVHHLIHDFQPHVIVHCAAERRPDVVESQPDAASQLNVGASGNLAKEAAAIGAFLIYISSDYVFDGTNPPYTEEDIPSPLNLYGKTKLDGEKAVLENNLGAAVLRIPVLYGEVEKLEESAVTVMFDKVQFSNKSANMDHWQQRFPTHVKDVASVCRQLAEKRMLDPSIKGTFHWSGNEQMTKYEMACAIADAFNLPSSHLRPITDSPVIGAQRPKNAQLDCSKLETLGIGQRTPFRIGIKESLWPFLIDKRWRQTVFH; translated from the exons GAGGAAGTAAACACCCCTAGCCGTCGGGTTCTAGTTACCGGAGCCACTGGGCTTCTTGGCAGAGCAGTTTACAAAGAATTTCAGCAGAGTAACTGGCACACCGTTGGCTGTGGCTTTCGAAGAGCAAGACCAAAGTTTGAGCAAGTGAACCTGTTGGATTCTGAAGCAGTCCATCACCTCATTCATGATTTTCAG CCTCACGTCATAGTGCATTGTGCTGCAGAGAGAAGACCAGATGTTGTTGAGAGTCAGCCAGATGCTGCTTCCCAGCTGAATGTGGGTGCCTCAGGGAATTTAGCAAAGGAGGCAG CTGCAATTGGAGCGTTTCTCATCTATATTAGCTCAGATTATGTGTTTGATGGCACCAATCCCCCTTACACAGAAGAGGACATACCAAGTCCCCTGAATCTGTATGGCAAAACAAAATTAGATGGAGAAAAAGCGGTCCTGGAGAACAATTTAG GGGCTGCTGTTTTGAGAATTCCTGTGTTGTACGGGGAAGTGGAAAAGCTTGAAGAAAGTGCTGTGACTGTTATGTTTGACAAGGTGCAGTTCAGCAACAAGTCAGCAAACATGGACCACTGGCAGCAGAGGTTCCCCACACACGTGAAAGATGTAGCCAGCGTGTGCCGGCAGCTGGCAGAGAAGAGGATGCTG GATCCATCCATTAAGGGAACCTTCCACTGGTCTGGCAATGAGCAGATGACCAAGTACGAAATGGCATGTGCAATAGCAGATGCCTTCAACCTCCCCAGCAGTCACTTACGGCCT attacTGACAGCCCCGTCATAGGAGCACAACGCCCCAAAAATGCTCAGCTCGACTGCTCCAAATTGGAGACCTTAGGCATTGGCCAGCGGACGCCATTTCGAATTGGAATCAAAGAATCTCTCTGGCCGTTCCTCATTGACAAGAGATGGAGACAGACCGTCTTTCATTAG
- the Mat2b gene encoding methionine adenosyltransferase 2 subunit beta isoform X1, translated as MVGREKELSIHFVPGSCRLLEEEVNTPSRRVLVTGATGLLGRAVYKEFQQSNWHTVGCGFRRARPKFEQVNLLDSEAVHHLIHDFQPHVIVHCAAERRPDVVESQPDAASQLNVGASGNLAKEAAAIGAFLIYISSDYVFDGTNPPYTEEDIPSPLNLYGKTKLDGEKAVLENNLGAAVLRIPVLYGEVEKLEESAVTVMFDKVQFSNKSANMDHWQQRFPTHVKDVASVCRQLAEKRMLDPSIKGTFHWSGNEQMTKYEMACAIADAFNLPSSHLRPITDSPVIGAQRPKNAQLDCSKLETLGIGQRTPFRIGIKESLWPFLIDKRWRQTVFH; from the exons GAGGAAGTAAACACCCCTAGCCGTCGGGTTCTAGTTACCGGAGCCACTGGGCTTCTTGGCAGAGCAGTTTACAAAGAATTTCAGCAGAGTAACTGGCACACCGTTGGCTGTGGCTTTCGAAGAGCAAGACCAAAGTTTGAGCAAGTGAACCTGTTGGATTCTGAAGCAGTCCATCACCTCATTCATGATTTTCAG CCTCACGTCATAGTGCATTGTGCTGCAGAGAGAAGACCAGATGTTGTTGAGAGTCAGCCAGATGCTGCTTCCCAGCTGAATGTGGGTGCCTCAGGGAATTTAGCAAAGGAGGCAG CTGCAATTGGAGCGTTTCTCATCTATATTAGCTCAGATTATGTGTTTGATGGCACCAATCCCCCTTACACAGAAGAGGACATACCAAGTCCCCTGAATCTGTATGGCAAAACAAAATTAGATGGAGAAAAAGCGGTCCTGGAGAACAATTTAG GGGCTGCTGTTTTGAGAATTCCTGTGTTGTACGGGGAAGTGGAAAAGCTTGAAGAAAGTGCTGTGACTGTTATGTTTGACAAGGTGCAGTTCAGCAACAAGTCAGCAAACATGGACCACTGGCAGCAGAGGTTCCCCACACACGTGAAAGATGTAGCCAGCGTGTGCCGGCAGCTGGCAGAGAAGAGGATGCTG GATCCATCCATTAAGGGAACCTTCCACTGGTCTGGCAATGAGCAGATGACCAAGTACGAAATGGCATGTGCAATAGCAGATGCCTTCAACCTCCCCAGCAGTCACTTACGGCCT attacTGACAGCCCCGTCATAGGAGCACAACGCCCCAAAAATGCTCAGCTCGACTGCTCCAAATTGGAGACCTTAGGCATTGGCCAGCGGACGCCATTTCGAATTGGAATCAAAGAATCTCTCTGGCCGTTCCTCATTGACAAGAGATGGAGACAGACCGTCTTTCATTAG